A stretch of the Actinomycetota bacterium genome encodes the following:
- the sppA gene encoding signal peptide peptidase SppA, which yields MNPRSKLVIGGAVALWVLTMFAMGVAGLVALASFGGGGPDAPDWSERKIQGDGTEKVAVIRVSGVITGGESSGGGLASGSSAGSDDIISQLRQATDDDDVAAVILRLETPGGEVVASDDIYKQIVRTAGEKPVIGLMGAMATSGGYYLAAATNTILANPATITGSIGVIMTLPNFEGTAEKLGVKQTTIKSGAMKDAGSPFKDLAPEEQALFQKLIDESYEQFVTAVDAGRDNLSAEQVRTLADGRVYSGKQAKDNGLIDDFADLRGAYRIALRRAKLEPDEATLVEYRATAGLGDLFSPFGKSPVEEAKRELGVVGFGLKYMYVP from the coding sequence GTGAACCCGCGCAGCAAGCTCGTGATCGGCGGCGCCGTCGCCCTGTGGGTACTGACGATGTTCGCGATGGGCGTGGCCGGCCTCGTTGCGCTGGCGAGCTTCGGCGGGGGAGGTCCGGACGCCCCGGACTGGAGCGAGCGCAAGATCCAAGGCGACGGCACCGAAAAGGTCGCCGTGATCCGGGTGTCGGGTGTGATCACCGGCGGCGAGTCGTCCGGCGGCGGTCTTGCGTCCGGGTCGTCTGCCGGATCCGACGACATCATCAGCCAACTGCGCCAGGCCACCGACGATGACGACGTCGCTGCGGTCATCCTGCGTCTGGAAACGCCCGGCGGAGAGGTCGTGGCCTCCGATGACATCTACAAGCAGATCGTGAGGACGGCCGGTGAGAAGCCGGTCATCGGGCTGATGGGGGCCATGGCCACGTCCGGCGGCTACTACCTTGCCGCCGCCACCAACACGATCCTGGCCAACCCGGCCACGATCACCGGCTCGATCGGCGTGATCATGACGCTGCCGAACTTCGAGGGGACGGCGGAGAAGCTGGGGGTCAAGCAGACGACGATCAAGTCGGGCGCCATGAAGGACGCCGGGTCTCCGTTCAAGGACCTGGCTCCCGAGGAGCAGGCCCTGTTCCAGAAGCTGATCGACGAGTCCTACGAGCAGTTCGTGACGGCGGTGGACGCCGGCCGCGACAACCTGTCGGCCGAGCAGGTCCGGACGCTGGCCGACGGCAGGGTCTACTCGGGCAAGCAGGCCAAGGACAACGGGCTCATCGACGACTTCGCCGACCTGCGAGGCGCCTACCGGATCGCGCTCAGGCGGGCGAAGCTGGAGCCCGACGAGGCGACGCTCGTGGAGTACCGCGCCACTGCCGGACTGGGGGACCTGTTCTCGCCTTTCGGGAAGTCCCCGGTCGAGGAGGCCAAGCGGGAGCTGGGCGTGGTCGGATTCGGCCTGAAGTACATGTACGTCCCCTAG